The following is a genomic window from Takifugu rubripes chromosome 13, fTakRub1.2, whole genome shotgun sequence.
gaggaggaggaggtgacagcTAGAGAGGCGGGTCCAGACCTCGTAAGCTCCCCTGGAAAACTCACGGCCATTAATCTGATTAATGCACAGCAACAGATTCCCCGCGCTCAGCATGCATTTACGTTTCTAGGCACGAGTAAGAGCCTCCGAGCTGCTCCGCATTCCAGCAGAGGTGGTGGGAGCGCCTCGCCGCCCAGTAGCATTCTGGGATGCTCCCTTTTAGTTCCCAaccagcagctgtgcagcagaactctgcagctcctctccaaGATGAGAGACTCAGCATTTATTTATGGTGAAGGGAAGCGCGGCTGCAGCCGCTGGGCGGATCATACATTTTCTTATATTATGGAAGGAATCGTGAAAGGATGTGAACCCATGtcccagaacagcagaggaTTAGGAGCACAGAACCAGAGCACTGTAGGTGACGCTGAAGACAAGCGGGGACTTACCTGAGCAGAGACGAAAACAGACAAGGACAGACGTCCCACGGGAAGACAGCCTCTGTCCTCACAGCCCAGCCACAGAAAAAGGGACAAGCGGAGAGAGGAGAACCCtcaggagcagagagaaacGGGGAAAAGACGACCGTTAGCCAGCGAAGAAGCAGTTAGTCAGCGCAGCCCGAGGTCGGCTGCCGGTGAAGGTGGCACATTCTGGCCGCGCTGGGGAAATACTGCACATGGAGTCGTTAGGGGAAGGTTAATGAGACAGGTCACAACACTCGGGTCAATACCCGCCATGGCGGGATGAAGCTCAACAATAAACGCTGCCGGGACGGTTTCATTTCTAGGTTTGAAAACCTCAACAGAAGAGGTCGTTTTAATCTAAAGGAAGAACCACAACACAGCTCGATAAGAGGGGTCGAGGTCAGAGACACGCCTGCTCCCGAAGACCTCAGAGTTAATGACTGACTTCAACTCTGACTTTAAAGGCTCGATTGATGTGCTGAGTTTGGTCAACAGAAACAATatcaggatgtgtgtgtgtgtgtgtgtgtgggggggggattgcaCAATTTTTAGCATTTATAGTTTAAAAGAAAAGCTGATATTCTAAACACAGCCATTCATTAATAAAAGCAATCATTAAGCAGGAAAATCATATTTCTCTGCACATTTGTAGACGAGCATTGTCAAACAGGAGTTAACAAATGACCAATCTGGAGTTTTATGTTTCCTGAAGGtataaaaaaacagtttaaaatgatCTGAAGGGTGGCAGCACTATGTTTTGGGGGCTTTGGGGGCTAGCTGAGCTAGCATCTTGCTAAATGTTCTTTACAGGGTGTGAGAACCTTCTGTGGGACTAGTTGCACCCTTCAGACAGTTTTTCAAAAACTTCCTGACTTTGGACAGTGGAAACACAAACGGACACTTAGATGTGACACGATGTAGCACATCCTCCCATCCGGAAGAAAGGCAGTCTCAGAGAGCGTCGCTATAGCAACCAGGTCTCTTCTGCAATGTCTACACCAAACGTCTGCGCCAGTCACGAGTTTGGATCGGAACCCAAGCCCTGCGTGCAAATCCGGTTCCGTGAATGCCTCACGCTCCCTCTCTTGCGGTGACGTCATCCCTGTAACCGTCATGCACCACGTGCGCCGACCCGCCGGAGGCCAGGGCGAGGCCGGAAAACAAGATGCTGGATCGCAGCGAGGCAGAAGTACAGAAAAAGCAGAGTCGACAGAAAAGCACGGCTCGGCCTCGCTCCCACACGCCGCTGACCTCCAACCGGGACCACATCACTGAGGCTGCGGCCACCCACAGCCGCCCCCGTGCAGGCTCCCCCACCTCCGCAGGCCTGAATCCGCCTGCTGCACGCCACAGATTAACCCAGAACCTGCTGTCAAGAAACTATAACAGAGAGTCGAGTCCTGCGTCCCAGGCAGGAATGAGGCTTACAAAGGGAAAGGGGGAAAGCTTATTTTCCAGAAAGATTTCCCAGTGCAGCCAGCCACCGGAGAGGTGACAAACTGGTGAGAGTTGATATTTATCATTCGCATATTCCCATGAAATTCCACTTGCTGGGCCGGTTTTTAAATCTGGAGCTGAAGGACCGTTCGTACCTGCCCGCTCCGCCCACACCCCCAAACCCAACACCGCCAGTTCTGTTCCAGTGCAGAGCCTGCTGGGACTGAAAAAACCCTTTACTGGGAGGAAAATACTGGTGTCAATTCATGGAAACATGTCAGCTAATTACTCCCATAAAGCAGTTCTTACAACTTCCTTGGTTTGAGGTTTCAAGTGTCTAATTGGCACCATTAAAATGATGAGAAATCCCACTGCTGCAGCCAGTTTAGAACTTTATGAAAAAGCCAACACAATAAAGAAACAGGCCACCGTCAGAGGAAAGCTCTCTCTGTGAAGGCAGCAGTATCACATGATATGGGGGTGATACTGGGGAAAATGCATCAAATCCACAAGGGAATTCTTTTTCCAAACATTCAACCAACAAAACAGCTTCGCTCCGTCACGCACACAAAATATCTTTGCATGATTTACAGATATTTAAAGCTGGGGTAATTTGCTGCGGCGTGCGTTTCGTGTTGAATCGCTTTGTTACTTCTGCCAGTGGTCGTTTTATTTGCACACTAGTGTATTTCAGCTGAGGGGAGGCGGGTTTGCAGCAGCCGGACACCAGGGGGCGATAGAGCCAACGAAGACACGTCCATCTTTATCCCGGCTACCAACGTTCGCTTTAATAACGTTTGTTTTAACAGCCATTTGACTTTTTTTGTCTCCTACTGGCAAAAGGTCTTTACTAAACATTTAAAACCAGACACACGCTAGTTTAGTGAAGAAATTTGACGTCTGCGTTCCTAAAGAACAGGTTAATAACCTGCTAGTGCTACATCATTATGGTAGCAGTGTTATTGTAGCTAACTGCGTTCATGTTCTACTTAAACACAAATGCAAGATACGATTTTTTTGCAAGATATTGCGATTGTATCCATCTTTAGAGCAACGATGCAGAAGATAAGAGTAATCTTATCAATAACATGTTAaaacgacaaaaaaaaaaaacacacacacacacacacacacacgcaaaaccACTGATGCGGGTTTTTGAAACGCAACGACCACGTACAGCTAAGCTAGCTCAGCTGTCAACAATTACACAGCATCTGACGATGTTGACTGTGGAACTGTCTAAAATCCCCGAGGCTTCGACGCAGCAACATTTATTGCACTGGAAACAGCGAGAAAGAGTTCCAGCGTGTGCTGCGGCGACAGGTGACATCTTACCTGTTACACTCCGACCCGGAGCAGCCGACCAAAACCACAGATCGTGTCGGAATTCGGTTGAAGTGTATCTCCTCCCAGACACAGCCTAAAAGCCAGACGTTGTTTGAAAACGTGACAAACAGTCCACCTTAAGCCTCCAGAAAGTGCTGCATTTTGCGAGTTTGACTCCGCTGTCCGCCGTCGCTAACCCCCCCGCTCTTGGGCGCAATGAAGCCCACCGATCCTGGGCAATTTCGCAAGATTACCGCGACCTTTCGAGTTAAAGCTGCAGTTCCTGCGCGATGCGGCAAAATGAAGGATTTTTAGCAGCGCTTCAGCTGATCGGAGGGGTGTGAGAAGTAGGTTGGGCGGTGAAATGCCGACTCTTCCCCCTCCAAAGCCGACTGGCGTCTGTGTAATCAGATGCTGCTCCCCACAATATCCATTCATCCTCTTACAGCTTAACCCCTCACTGCCCGCTGCTGCGGCGCATTCAGGCACGCTCGGAAAAAACCACAGCTCAGCTTACAACACAGCGTTAGCTTGTTAAAATGCAGCTTAAATCAACTTGCAAAGCATAGTGACTACAAAAAGTAATGGATGGAAGAACATATCGATTTATTTCCTTATTTATTAAGATTTATATCCTTCAGGTTTCTTGTTTTTAtgagggatttaaaaaaatcggATTTTCTTGATGTCGGACTCCCCCTGCAGGGCACCGTTGGAATAACTACAGTTGTTAGTAAAAGAGTTTACACGAGAAAACTAACGAACAAAACACTTTCacgtttgtatttttaaaagcaaaaagaaCGAAGCACGTTTCCCTCTCTGAACAGCTGCGATCACAACACAAAAATATTGTCAAAGACACTTTGATtacaggcagcaggcaggcGATGATCTGCCTTCACATTaaatcttcatcctcatcttcactgTTCCTCTGCAAGCAGCTCTCTGAAGTTCTGCAGCTCTCTGATGCTGGTGGAAATCCTGTGGAGATCCAAGGAAACAACATTTTCTCATGAGCGCCAgtgtttctatggaaacagtGTCAGCACTTGTGATTTTTCAGGCTATTATGTTCTCACTAAGCATTAGTTCCAGAGACAAGATCACTGTTCAGCTCTAGAGGGTTTGTATTTCAGAGATTATAAAAATATTTCTGTGGCCCTTATGGTCTCCATCACCTCCCAAAGGCGTTGAACAGAGAGACGATCTCCTGCCGACTCAGCTGAAATGCTGGTCCCTGGATGTCGGACATGGGCAGAGCTTCGATCTGTCGCCCTGAAAACAAAATCTTCAGCGACGTTCCTAATCCCTGAGTCTatccagagagagagatcagagcAAGGCGGTAAATCACAACATAATCAAAACAACAGCTTCCCAGCAGCTCAGATCAACAGCGCAATCGTCTCCCACGGATACGACCAATCAGAGTGAAGCGTTTTAAATCATAACAGCATTAGAGTACATTATACATATACTGTAAAAATGTACTTGCTTCTGCTTCTTAAGTTCTTTTATGGCTGTAAAATGACTTTCGATATTTCATACAGAGTCAATATCAGATAATTTTCCACAAGTGAAACTTTGGAAATGGTACTTTTTACAGTGCAGAGCGCCAAAGCAGTTTCCACTCATCAGGTGAGTCTTAAGTGAACTGTGTGTGTAGTAACACGTCCTTGCCTGCAGTTTCCCCCACAGGCGGCACTTGAAGCAGCCCACGCAGTCCATGATCCGGGAAATGTTCAGGAACGCCAGTCTGACATCCTCCTGATACCAGAACACACAGGTTTCTCTACACAGTCCAGTAACGGCACTCTTCTAATCTGCATAACAGTGTTCTCCCACCTTCAGTTTGGCTGCTTCTTTTTCATCTCCGGCAAACAGGGACGTCTCATCGAAGTGCAGCGGAAAGGATCtggaagggggaggaagaggctggTAAAATAAAATGGTTAAATGAGCAGACGCGGCCCGGTTAGACTGGCGCAGGCTCAGACCTGGCCAGCTGCAGGATGTCCAGCATCATCCCTTTGTGCTTCTGGTCTTCTTCCACTTTGCCAGTGTACAGTTGGAAGGAAGAACGCTGGAAGAACGGCAGCGCCTTCGCCAGGGCTCGCAGCTCTATGAGGTACAGGAAGTAGAGGTTTCGGAGCCTCTTCGGCCCTTCGCCTGCTGTCAGGTCCGCATCAAAGCGCTTTTGGAACTCTGTTACGTTGTGACCCCATTTCTTCTGGAACCAGCTGTCTGAAAACGACAACAAAGGAAAAGATGACCAGAGATGGAAGATAATTAAATACATACTTTGAGCCTAATTCCAGCAACTCCAGCTCAGGATGTGGATGATCTGATCTAGTATTGGTAACGGGTTCCAATAACAAAGTAATTCACCCTCATGAGTGATGTCTGTGCTTTAAAGAGAGACTGCTAGCTGGATGAAAGGAATTCCTGAATAGAAGACCGTTGTTGTACTGGAATACTATCGGCAGATATCCAAATGCATGGGGATCGGattgaaagtgaaaaaatgtgGATGGGTGCATCTCTAGAAACAGTGCAGGAGAGTCAGAtcatgtgtgtgggggcgtgTCTCACCATCCAGCAGGTATCTGGCACTCAGGTGAATGTTGATGCTGGCGTGGAGGCCAGAAATGAGGCGATAGAAAGCCCTTATCTCCACACACTGacctgagagacagagagagagacaggaagctCTGAAAACGCCACTTCGTTCTGACCTTATCCAACAGGAAAGTCGTCCGCTTACCTTCCAGCCAGCTGTGGAAGATCTTTGCTGTGATAAAACCGAACAGATCTTTCGTTTAGAAAACAAACTCTAAACGAGTGAATCGAGGCCACAGGTGACAACAGTCCTACCGTCATTTCCTGCGCTGCTGTGTAACACGTTAGGGATGAGTGGACGCTTGATGGTGAACGGCCTGTAAGGAACAGTCGAGTCACAATGTAACGGATGCACATTATCAAACCAAAAGAGAGGCGTGAAACAGGAGTTTTTACTTGAAGCAGTTCTCCTCATAGATGCTGTTCCAGATCTGCCACGCCTCCGCTCCTCTGTAGCCTGTGAAACGCTCCGGGTTCAGCAGCAGGTCAACATACTGAGAGTCAGGAGACTCTTCGTCTACGTGAGAAAAAACACAAGCTTCAGAGGCGTGGGCGTTTCCCTGACAGGATTGTTGCTGCGACTGTTACCATCCACCACACAGAAGCGTTCGGCCTCGTCGTCGTGTCTGTTCCAGCTCAGCAGAGCCTCTCTGGTCTCGTTACTAAAGCGGAAGGTTTTCATTATCACAGAGGAGCTGAATCTTTTTTCCGTCTGTGCTCTTCAAGGTGACGAGGCTCACCTTAAAGAGACGTTTACAGCTCCGAGGCGATTCTCCTGCTCGCAGTCAGTCTGATGCTCGTTTGCTGCTGCAGAATActgaacacatgcacacacacaccactttcaATTCCCTCCTCTGAACTATCCCTGATTATTTGCCAGTTTGGAGAACTCACCTTGTTGTGGGAGGACGCACGCACACCCTCCGGTACCTCGTTCTGTGAACAGATGTTGGTTCTGGTAGGGTGTGAACAAATCCGGTTTATTtagaacaggagaggaggaactcACCGGAGAGCAGGGCTTCACAGCACAATCCCTCAGACCGCAGTGACTAGTGGTGGTCCAGAACGGACAAGGTTTGTTCAGGTTGACCTGCGGACGCCAGAATTTCATGGAATAAAatgctgttgtgttttcatttacatTACGGTCAGTCATGGTACCTTGTAGAACCTGAAGTAGTCGGACTCCAGAAGCCTTTGAAGTTTGGGGAAAAGCCTGTTGTTGTTAAAGTCATCTATGGTCTCCACGTCACACGCGCAGTCGTCCAGATCACCTGTGACCTTCATGACAGTCAAAACAGAGAGCTAACACCCATCTATGCACATGTAAATCAACACACAGATGTTTGCTACTACACAAACAGTCTAATTACGGTGCAGTTACTAGATAAGATTACACATATTGTGGTGATGAGAATTTAATATAGTAAATGATCATTTCCTTTTGGACATATTACGACACCCTGTTCATCCTTTGAGCAGTCATTTTTGACATCTGGCCCTGATCATCTCCCAGATGTGAGCGACGTGCCCACAGCTGGCGGATGCGTTCAGCTTATGGCGGCGAGGTTGAGTTCATGCTGGCGTTAATGAAAGGGTCAATTTGGAAACTGCTAATTCTGTAGCATTTTGTAAACCAAAATTGGTGTTTAATCCCTTTATATAGTTTGACTTTTGCGGTCTAAAATGTATTTCCTAAAAATGTTACAGAGCCACCACAAAGTTGACCACAGAGAGAAAGTTTGCAGAATAACAGCCCGTGTATAAATAAATGCTGTTGCAGTTTTAgggttaaatttaaaaaaacaaaacactttatATCTTTTATTCAGAGGGACATCCAATAATGAAGCAATACATATATTTTGTAGTAAACACTCTCAGTCAGTTATAATTTATCATAGCTGAATGCCAAAATATTGATCGGAGTCAATACTGCAACAGATAACTTATTTTGATAAGATATTATTGACAAAGCAAATTAAACACTTGACTAGATCAGTCATGTAAACCTTGAGAGGCTAACTAAACTGAGTTTGATATCGTCGTAATGCAATTTAAAAAGTTCCAATCAAACAGGAATTTACATGATGTTTTGTGGCTATTTATTACGGTGACTCAGGGATCCCTTTTGACATTGTCCCAAAAGGGTTCCCATATCAAGATAAAACACTGAAGCACTTTTGTAATTAATCAGGGAATTCTTGACAAACGCCAACGTCATTTTAGTGCCTTTAAATCCCCGGTAACAGCAATAAATTACATTCTAGAGGACTCGCTGGTTGTTGTGCTATGCTAGCTAGCTTTAGCTTCTCCTGTTCGTGTCGCTTTATGCGCTGTAATTTACTTCCGCTAAACTTGACGGCATTTCAGAGAGGATAAACAGGTTTGAAAAGAGTTAAATGTCTGCTCCAGATGACGGGAAACGGTCGCTTACCTGGCAGAAGCACCTGCCGTCGGCTAATCCGATCACCTGGAGGAAGgcgaagaagaagatggagatgttgaaaaagtagaagaagaagatgaggaggaccaCCTGCTTCATCACGACCACTTCGAACCACGATACCGATGACCTGTGAACATGACTGAACGGCCTGGACGGGCCCAGGTGGAGGCGGTGAATGTGACGTTTTCCTCCCGGATGATTGCGTCTTCCTGTCGACTACGTGCTCTACGTGACAGGTCGATCACTCGCCCGTCCGGGCAGATGCTGATCGGTCACATTCATGCTGACGATGAGCAAGCGCTCTGTTATTTCGTCACATGTTTAATTCGTGGACGCGCTTAATGACGCCCGTGAGCTCTGGAGACGCGATCGTAAATGTTACAGGACGGAATCAGTTGGTTTAATCCAACAGAGTATTGATGTACAGATTATGGAGGCCACAGAGATCTGGGGGGAGATCAGTTCCGGATGTGGAAACAGCAGTTTGTTATTTTGCCAAATGTTTTTGCAAATAAAAATTTTaacattcaagattcaagatgtactttattcatccccgtagggaaattgaatcgtgtgtgaacatgtgtgtTAAACAACGTCCAAGGATTGCATTTATCTCCCTTGGGGACAGTGTGTTCATACAATTGTAATTATTTCAGTTTGTATTTAGTATCCAGAATCTTTTGGAATATTTACAATAGAAAAGGCACCTAAAAGGCATTTTTGTGCCTTTATTTTCTGCCACTAGGTGACGACAAATGAACGTATAACAGAAAACCCTTGGTCATCTAAATCAGATTTTAACAATCAGACATTTGTGAGCGAGAGGCAGAATTCAAGATTTGATTCTGTTTGAACCACCTGTATCAGTACAACATATATTTGATAGTAGATAAATAATAAGTTGGAATAACGTGTTTTTACGTTTGTCGTTTGGTTTATCCTTAGAGTTTATTCCTTTAGGTTTATGGCGAGGGTAAATAGCACTGAATTCAGGTAGcctgtatttttaaaacattttatttttatgttttatcttGCGTTTGTTTGACATAACATTTCCTGGTCTGTGGTGACCCCTGCAGGAAGGAATTTACCACCAGCTCTGCCGGAACAAATATATTGGCTACTTTTAAACTGtgaaaatgtggatttaaaGAGCACAAAGTTAGGAAATAGTCATTCTTACTGTAAAAGACCGTAAAAGAATAAATATTGAGGTATTAAAAGTACAAGGCAACAGGTGTCAATTTTGCATACTGtagttttaattaaatgtattaAAGTAAAAATGTTTGCGTACTcccgatagatagatagatagatagatagatagatagatagatagatagatagatagatagatagatagatagatagatagatagatcttATCAGAATGTCCCATTAAACACTTGTGTTTATGACACATTCCATCACTGAGATTTTGAGTGTTATGACTAAACACTGGAAAGAATTCAGGAAGAATAAAATCCCTCTGCTCTGTTTTTGACTTTAATTGTAGATTCACTCATAACCGGACACGTTTCTATTACACgttttatttttgacattttcgTCCAATTTCGTCTTCCCTCgcaccctcctctccctctattTTGGTGCTTCCTCGCGCTGCCAAGCCCCTGACGTAATGCCTCGCTGTTAATGATTAGCATGTGGAAACGAACAGCGCGAGCCTCCCGGCGTCAATGCGTTTCAGACGTATCCGGAAAATCCCTGCTCgtgtcttcaaaataaaagtggtTGTAGGGAAAACCCtgcaaaaaaggcaaaaattaaATCATATAAAGTTTTGAAAACGTTTATCCAAAGAGGAAATTCCTCCATATTTTTCCTccaaacatttattctggtgtcTTTCTATATTGACTAACATGACGTTCTCAATATCTTTTGAGGTTTCACGTTAATTTACGACACTAAGCAGCTCACCAACACGTCAGAAATATTGAAATACTTATAGTTACCCAGTATTTTGAAATAGAATTAAAGGTCAAAAAGTAAATATTTAACAGTTTCCCGGTGCCCTGGAAGGTTTTCTGCGTTTGCGACGCGGTgggactttattttgaaagcagaGTTACAGGAAGTTACGTACTGCGTCCCATCCAGCTTGACCGCGGCGTTTTTGTCCAGAGAACCCGAGCAGCTCGACTGCTGctaaagacagaagaaaagtTAGTCAAGATGGCAAGTCCCTCGGACCCGGAGTGAAGGGGCACCGCTCCCCCCCAAAACCGAGCCTGTCTCCCGAACCACGAAACTGAAGATGCAAAGCGCGCCGAAAAGGTAAGAACCGGCGACAAACCCAGTTTATCTGAGAATAGCGATAATCTGAAGTTTCTAAATCGCTTTTTCGTCAGCTCGTCTCGTCCTAGTAATCACTTATCCAGCAGGGAAAAAACCCTCAACCGAACCTACTAGTTCAACAGAACCTGAATAAAATCCGACCAGTGAGCTGAGGTCCTTCCATTCGAATAAATAGAACCTGcgttttttccttttaatttttaaCGTTCCGTTTGACGCTCGCGCTAACACTTCTCTATACCCGTTATTCATCCGTTATTACAATGTTTATTGCGGGAGAAGCTCTGTAATAAGGGGCCACTTTCGCCGGGGTTCGTCCTCTCGCACACTGGCGCGTATCCGTCACGGTCCTTCCCAGTGCTGATGAAGCACGGTGACAGTTTTAGACAGCCGACAACAGTGACCCCGCTCACCGCCACCCAGGCGACCCTTCCTCGGTCGgttcccctcctctgcctccgcTCACTGTAAAATATAGATCTATTTCTATATTCGCGACTGTTAATGAAGGCAGACGCGGCTGCTGCCGTCCCTTCAGCTCAGCCACCGGCTGCCGTCGCTAACCCGGCGTCCTTCCTTTGGAAAATTCCGGGATGCAGCGCCAGTACTACCGACGGCTGTATTTTTAGGCATGGGTGGGTACCAAAAAcgaaaaaatatttatttttgtctcggCGGTGAATGCCACGGGCCTATGCGCATAAGGCGACGGGGAGGAGGCGACCTATAAATGCATGTATGAGTTTTTCAAGGctggatcttttcttttttcccccccctacTGCAGCAGTAGCAGTCCAAAGTCTGCAGAGCTGAAGCAACAGGAAGGCTCTTctctgctgggaaaaaaagtcaTTGAGGATGGTCtgatatttatgtttattttacacTCCTAACTTTCAACATCCTCCTGCAGGCTTCAGAGGGAATCCCTGAAGAGAAAATGCAAG
Proteins encoded in this region:
- the ero1a gene encoding ERO1-like protein alpha, producing the protein MKQVVLLIFFFYFFNISIFFFAFLQVIGLADGRCFCQVTGDLDDCACDVETIDDFNNNRLFPKLQRLLESDYFRFYKVNLNKPCPFWTTTSHCGLRDCAVKPCSPNEVPEGVRASSHNKYSAAANEHQTDCEQENRLGAVNVSLSNETREALLSWNRHDDEAERFCVVDDEESPDSQYVDLLLNPERFTGYRGAEAWQIWNSIYEENCFKPFTIKRPLIPNVLHSSAGNDAKIFHSWLEGQCVEIRAFYRLISGLHASINIHLSARYLLDDSWFQKKWGHNVTEFQKRFDADLTAGEGPKRLRNLYFLYLIELRALAKALPFFQRSSFQLYTGKVEEDQKHKGMMLDILQLARSFPLHFDETSLFAGDEKEAAKLKEDVRLAFLNISRIMDCVGCFKCRLWGKLQTQGLGTSLKILFSGRQIEALPMSDIQGPAFQLSRQEIVSLFNAFGRISTSIRELQNFRELLAEEQ